In Candidatus Cloacimonas sp., the genomic stretch GAGCCCTGAAATCATTAAAGCAATGCACCGTAAAAAGAGCTATGAGCAATTGAAAGAACTTTTTCAATATATTCAGAAAGAAGTTCCTAATGCCGTTTTCCGCACTACTTTGATGGTTGATTATCCAAATGAAACAAAGGAAGATTTAGACCTGCTGGACAAATTTCTTTCCGAAGTTCCTATCTTACAGGGAGGTGTGTTTGCTTATTCTCCCGAATCCAAAGACCCTTCCGTTAACATCTACGATGAATTTGACTGGAAAAAAGGCAAAAATTTAATGTTTGATTGGGAAGATAAGTTGAGAAAAGATAGGCAGAAACATCTGGAAAAATATGTGGGAACTATTCAACCCGCTTTAGTAGAAAGATGTCAACCCTATACCGAGCAATTTACAGGTCGCTTATGGTTTCAAGCGCCTGAAATTGATGGCTGTGTCCATATAGATAACCTTCCTGAAGATAGAAGTCCTATTATAAATGTGGAAATCGTAGATATTATCGGAGATGAAATAATGAGTATTTTTCACTCTAATATAAATTGCAATAAGGAATAAGTATATGAAAAAGATAGCTTTAACGGGAATTAAACCAACTGGAATTCCCCACATCGGAAATTATCTGGGAGCTATTAAACCGGCTTTAAAACTTTCCGAGACCTGTGAAGCGCGTTATTTTATTGCCGATTACCATGCTTTAAATGCCTGTAAAGACCCTGTAGAACTGAAAAATATGACTGTGGAAATTGCCTCTGCCTGGCTTGCCTGCGGGCTTAATCCCGAAAAAACACTTTTTTACCGTCAAAGTGATGTGCCGGAAACATTTGAACTGCTAACTATACTAATGGCTTTCACTTCCAAGGGTTTAATGAACCGTGCCCATGCCTATAAAGCCATCGTGCAAAGTAATTTGGAAAATGGTAAAGACCCTGACGACGGAGTTAATATGGGTCTATATACCTATCCGATTTTAATGGCAGCGGATATCTTACTTTTTGATACAGATTTTGTTCCCGTTGGCACCGATCAATTTCAACATATTGAAATGGCACAGGATATTGCTCAAAGCTTCAATTTTGTGTATAAGACCCAGGCATTAAAAATTCCGCAACCCATAGCTCAGGAAGAAACAAAAACCGTTGTTGGCTTGGATGGACGCAAAATGAGCAAAAGCTACAATAATACCATTCCTATGTTCTGCTCTGAAAAAGCACTGAAAAAATTGATTATGAGCATTGTAACCAATAGCCAGACAGTGGAAGAACCCAAAGACCCTGAGGCATCAAATATTTTTGCCCTCTATAAAAACTTTGCTTCACCCGAACAGATTGAAAATATGCGCTCCCGCTATTTAAAAGGTGGCTTGGGATGGGGTCAGGCAAAACAGGAACTTTTTGAAGTTGTGAATGCAGAATTAACCCCAATCCGGGAACGCTATAATTATTGGATAAACAATCAAGATGTTATCTGGAACGCACTAAAAGCAGGAAGTGAAAAAGCCCGCATTCTTGCCTCGGACAAAATAAAACAGCTGAGAAAGATTATTGGGATAGGAAAATAGGCAGAGAGCACAGGATGGTTGATGTTTTCGTCAGTCACCTATATAGCTTTTTTTCCGCAATGGTGACATTCTTGTCAACCACCTTTATAGCTATTTTCGTTACGGAAAAAAAGGTAATAGAGAAATAACTCGGTTGCAAGGGGAACGACAAGATGTCGTTCTTCCGGAAAAAAGCGGCGCTTCAGCGAGCGCCGGCTACATAACATCGTAACCGGTAGAATGTTTTAACCTGCAATTTTTCGCGCACCTTCAATCCCGAAATTTTTGCAATAACACTCCGATATGATTCTCATATCTTTCCCGTATCGCAATATGAGAAAGACACGGGAATCTCATCCCCGGTATAGCACCAAAAAACAAGAATCGGTTTGGAATGAGAAACGGGTAAGCAACCCAATTATTATACCTTTGATATTGAAAAGACATAAAAGGAAAATAAAGTTTATAATGCTGAGAAGGTTTAGAGGGTTGATGTTTCTTATGAACGACGAGGACTTCGTTCTTCCTGGCCTAAAAGCCCCTTAGGGCGACACAAAAATAGCGATGGTGGCGTAAGCCCCTCGTAAAAGGTAAGCCCCGAGCGCTTTTTTCACTTTCCCCTTTCCTGAAAGCCCCTTAGGGCGAGATCGGATGGTTGACCTCCTGGTCAACCTCTTCTTGTGCTTGAACGACGAGGACGTCGTTCTTCCTGAACAAAAAGCCCCTTAGGGACTTTAGGGAAACGGGATAAATGATAAAAAATTAGGCATTTTATGC encodes the following:
- a CDS encoding tryptophan--tRNA ligase, whose protein sequence is MKKIALTGIKPTGIPHIGNYLGAIKPALKLSETCEARYFIADYHALNACKDPVELKNMTVEIASAWLACGLNPEKTLFYRQSDVPETFELLTILMAFTSKGLMNRAHAYKAIVQSNLENGKDPDDGVNMGLYTYPILMAADILLFDTDFVPVGTDQFQHIEMAQDIAQSFNFVYKTQALKIPQPIAQEETKTVVGLDGRKMSKSYNNTIPMFCSEKALKKLIMSIVTNSQTVEEPKDPEASNIFALYKNFASPEQIENMRSRYLKGGLGWGQAKQELFEVVNAELTPIRERYNYWINNQDVIWNALKAGSEKARILASDKIKQLRKIIGIGK